From the uncultured Trichococcus sp. genome, one window contains:
- a CDS encoding DNA translocase FtsK, whose protein sequence is MAKRTTTTRKKKKATGQKISYELIGVLFLFSAALGIGQLGFAGIALANFFRFFVGETYPISLALFGAYGLYLILRGKEPKIRKNWLISGILLYSAALLYLHSQAFETVVMEGASVVSVTLARFLVDVRQANTASEMGGGLIGAAFYSGTHFLVSQWGTYVIIGLLVFFGVAVIFGFTTHDVMEVVRKVALIFGHNSKRAVLFTKDKVASSIIDSKAVKKPTRSNSISSEKKPSLVEKAKNQIKSESAAKKLMKEEAEALKASEKETLAEKEREPVQLKIDSFQQQLEKAAEHKHADNEKSASAQPVSLAKTTAGGGEEDNSGDLEFEITAEQENRDYQLPPVTLLNEIKAIDQSNEYATIEKNVKKLEETFASFGVEAKVTKANLGPAVTKYEVQPAVGVKVSKIVNLNDDLALALAAKDIRIEAPIPGKSFIGIEVPNSEVSVVSFRDVMEGQKHTDKLLEVPLGRDISGVVQSANLTKMPHLLIAGATGSGKSVCINGIITSILMKAKPNEVKMMMIDPKMVELNVYNGIPHLLTPVVTNPRKAAQALHKVVTEMERRYELFAGTGMRNIDGYNNLIVEYNLENGENNPTLPYIVVIVDELADLMMVASNEVEDAITRLAQMARAAGIHMILATQRPSVDVITGIIKANVPSRIAFAVSSSIDSRTIIDGSGAEKLLGRGDMLFRPMGENKPIRVQGAFISDEEVEHIVTFVKNQQEANYVEEMMPTESVAAASEEPEDDLFGEAVEFIRSDETASISKLQRRFRIGYNRAARLIDEMEARGIVGPADGSKPRKVNISEGIYENDTDIPFNSEV, encoded by the coding sequence TTGGCGAAACGAACGACGACAACAAGAAAGAAAAAGAAGGCGACCGGGCAGAAGATATCTTACGAGCTCATCGGCGTGCTGTTTCTTTTCAGTGCAGCCTTAGGAATCGGGCAACTCGGTTTTGCCGGTATAGCGCTGGCGAATTTTTTCCGTTTTTTTGTCGGTGAAACCTATCCGATCAGCTTGGCGCTGTTCGGTGCCTATGGTCTGTACCTGATTTTGAGAGGGAAAGAACCAAAAATAAGAAAGAACTGGCTGATCAGTGGCATCCTGCTTTATTCAGCTGCATTGCTTTATCTCCATTCGCAGGCTTTTGAGACAGTCGTAATGGAGGGGGCATCGGTCGTTTCCGTTACGCTTGCCCGCTTTTTGGTCGATGTCAGACAAGCGAATACGGCTTCAGAGATGGGCGGTGGATTGATAGGGGCAGCCTTTTATTCCGGAACCCATTTTTTGGTTTCGCAATGGGGCACTTACGTCATCATCGGCTTGCTTGTATTTTTTGGGGTGGCGGTCATATTTGGCTTCACGACGCATGATGTCATGGAAGTCGTGCGCAAAGTTGCCTTGATCTTCGGGCACAACAGTAAACGAGCGGTGCTTTTCACGAAAGATAAAGTGGCCAGCTCGATCATCGATTCGAAAGCAGTGAAGAAACCGACCAGGTCCAACAGCATTTCGAGCGAGAAGAAACCTTCACTAGTCGAAAAAGCCAAAAATCAGATCAAGAGCGAATCGGCAGCGAAAAAATTGATGAAGGAAGAAGCGGAAGCTTTGAAAGCTTCAGAAAAGGAAACACTCGCCGAGAAAGAGCGCGAACCCGTTCAGCTGAAAATCGACAGTTTCCAGCAGCAACTTGAAAAAGCAGCCGAACACAAACATGCGGACAATGAAAAGAGCGCGTCCGCCCAACCGGTCAGCCTTGCAAAAACAACGGCGGGAGGCGGCGAGGAAGACAATAGCGGCGATCTGGAGTTCGAAATCACCGCCGAGCAGGAAAACAGGGATTACCAATTGCCGCCTGTGACTTTATTGAATGAAATCAAAGCGATCGATCAATCGAATGAATATGCGACAATCGAAAAAAATGTCAAAAAACTGGAGGAGACGTTCGCAAGCTTCGGTGTGGAGGCCAAAGTCACGAAAGCGAACCTCGGGCCGGCCGTGACCAAATATGAAGTCCAACCAGCTGTCGGAGTGAAGGTCAGCAAGATCGTGAACCTCAATGATGATCTGGCTTTGGCTTTAGCGGCAAAGGATATCCGCATCGAAGCGCCGATACCCGGCAAATCCTTCATCGGCATAGAAGTACCAAACAGTGAAGTCAGCGTCGTATCCTTCCGGGATGTTATGGAAGGCCAAAAGCACACAGACAAGCTGTTGGAGGTTCCGTTAGGCCGGGATATTTCCGGCGTTGTGCAAAGCGCGAATCTGACGAAGATGCCCCATCTGCTGATTGCGGGCGCAACCGGGAGCGGAAAGTCCGTTTGCATCAACGGCATCATCACGAGCATATTGATGAAAGCCAAACCGAACGAAGTGAAGATGATGATGATCGATCCGAAAATGGTGGAATTGAACGTCTATAACGGCATTCCGCATTTGCTTACGCCGGTTGTCACGAATCCCCGCAAGGCGGCGCAAGCACTCCACAAAGTTGTGACGGAAATGGAAAGAAGATATGAATTGTTTGCCGGCACCGGTATGCGCAATATCGACGGCTATAACAATCTGATTGTCGAATACAATTTGGAGAATGGGGAAAATAACCCTACGCTGCCGTACATCGTGGTCATCGTGGATGAGTTGGCCGACTTGATGATGGTGGCCAGCAATGAGGTGGAAGATGCGATCACCCGCTTGGCTCAGATGGCACGGGCCGCGGGAATCCACATGATTTTGGCCACACAACGCCCAAGTGTCGATGTCATCACCGGCATCATCAAAGCGAACGTCCCTTCCCGGATTGCGTTTGCCGTGTCCAGCTCGATCGACTCGAGAACGATAATCGATGGCTCCGGGGCAGAGAAGCTGCTGGGAAGAGGCGATATGCTCTTCCGTCCGATGGGGGAAAACAAACCGATCCGTGTGCAAGGAGCGTTCATTTCCGATGAGGAAGTCGAGCACATTGTCACTTTCGTCAAAAACCAGCAGGAAGCGAACTATGTCGAGGAAATGATGCCGACCGAATCTGTGGCTGCTGCAAGCGAAGAGCCGGAAGATGATCTTTTCGGGGAAGCTGTGGAATTCATCAGATCGGATGAAACGGCGAGCATTTCCAAATTGCAGCGGAGGTTCCGGATCGGCTATAATCGGGCAGCGCGGCTGATCGATGAGATGGAAGCAAGAGGGATTGTTGGACCGGCTGACGGAAGCAAGCCGAGAAAGGTGAACATTAGCGAAGGGATATATGAAAATGATACGGATATCCCCTTCAATTCTGAGGTTTAA
- a CDS encoding BMP family protein, with protein MKKQKYVSLLALGLSVSTILAACGGNGDTADSSATGSGTAGGTEDNFTIAMVTDVGGVDDKSFNQSAWEGLVAWGEENGKEKGIDGYDYIQSNADSEFVTNLNTAVNSNFDLVFGIGYKLKSAMQDVATQNPDTMFAIIDDVIEGENTVSVSFKDNEAAFLAGVAAAKTTKTNQLGFIGGQESVVIDRFEAGFVAGAQSVNPEIDVKVEYVGSFGDAAGGKSKAAAMYASGIDVIYQAAGDSGNGVFSEAKDIVKADPSKEIWVIGVDRDQTEEGLLTLDDGTERNLTLTSTLKGVGTAAKDIATLTMNGEFPAGEVLTFGLAEEGVELTEGQLSADALEAVAKAKTEILEGTLVVPESPEN; from the coding sequence GTGAAGAAACAAAAATATGTTAGTTTATTGGCATTAGGTTTAAGTGTCAGCACAATCCTGGCAGCTTGCGGCGGCAACGGAGACACGGCTGACAGCAGTGCAACAGGTTCCGGGACAGCAGGGGGAACGGAAGATAACTTCACTATCGCGATGGTTACCGACGTCGGTGGCGTGGATGACAAATCATTCAACCAAAGCGCATGGGAAGGCCTTGTTGCATGGGGCGAAGAGAACGGCAAAGAAAAAGGGATCGATGGATATGATTATATCCAATCAAATGCCGATTCGGAATTTGTGACGAACTTGAACACTGCCGTAAACAGTAATTTTGATCTTGTGTTCGGTATCGGATACAAATTGAAGTCAGCGATGCAGGATGTGGCAACACAAAACCCGGATACAATGTTCGCCATCATCGATGATGTCATCGAAGGCGAGAACACAGTTTCAGTATCATTCAAAGACAACGAAGCTGCTTTCTTGGCTGGTGTCGCTGCTGCCAAAACAACCAAAACCAATCAATTAGGCTTCATCGGCGGACAAGAGAGCGTCGTAATCGATCGCTTTGAAGCTGGATTCGTAGCTGGTGCCCAATCCGTCAATCCTGAAATAGATGTAAAAGTTGAATATGTGGGCTCGTTCGGCGACGCTGCCGGCGGAAAATCAAAAGCTGCAGCAATGTACGCAAGCGGAATCGATGTCATCTATCAAGCTGCCGGAGATTCCGGAAATGGTGTATTCTCAGAAGCTAAGGATATCGTAAAAGCTGACCCTTCAAAAGAAATCTGGGTAATCGGCGTTGACCGTGACCAAACAGAAGAAGGCTTGTTGACGCTTGATGACGGCACTGAAAGAAACCTTACTTTGACTTCAACGTTGAAGGGTGTAGGCACTGCAGCTAAGGATATCGCCACATTGACGATGAACGGCGAATTCCCGGCAGGGGAAGTGTTGACATTCGGTTTGGCTGAAGAAGGCGTCGAGCTGACTGAAGGCCAATTGAGCGCAGATGCTTTGGAAGCTGTTGCTAAAGCGAAAACAGAAATTTTGGAAGGGACGCTTGTTGTTCCTGAGTCTCCAGAAAACTAA
- a CDS encoding ABC transporter ATP-binding protein, whose translation MTEENYVIEMIGVTKAFGNYKANDDIFLSLKKGEIHALLGENGAGKSTLMNILSGLLEPTSGTIKVKGQEVKISSPGVAAKLGIGMVHQHFMLVKDFTVTENIILGSEPSRLGVLNKKAAADVIADLSNKYRLAVNPSAKIEDITVGMQQRVEILKTLYRGADILIFDEPTAVLTPQEIDELMSIMKELTKEGKSIILITHKLDEIKAVADRCTVIRKGKSIGTVDVKQTSQQELADMMVGRSVLFRTVKKPSEPKQAVLEIQGLTVKESRGLEAVRNLTLTVRAGEIVGIAGIDGNGQSELIQAITGLRKAESGTVKLNGKTITNLAPRKITEAGLGHIPEDRQKFGLILPMRLDENIALQTYYQEPYSKNSFLNDKAIENHAIELIREFDVRTQSEKSTAGSLSGGNQQKAIIAREVDRNPSLLIAAQPTRGLDVGAIEFIHKRLIEQRDKDKAILLMSFELDEILNLSDIIAVMFEGEIVAYVKPEETSEQELGLLMAGSSLEKAREELEKNKEEEASIHE comes from the coding sequence ATGACAGAAGAAAATTATGTCATTGAGATGATTGGCGTAACAAAAGCTTTCGGCAATTATAAAGCGAATGATGATATTTTTCTCAGCTTGAAAAAAGGTGAAATTCACGCTTTGTTGGGTGAAAATGGCGCGGGCAAGTCGACTTTGATGAATATACTCTCGGGCCTTTTGGAGCCGACCAGCGGAACCATCAAGGTCAAAGGGCAAGAAGTCAAGATCAGTTCCCCGGGTGTTGCCGCCAAATTGGGGATCGGAATGGTGCACCAACATTTTATGCTGGTCAAGGACTTCACGGTTACCGAAAACATCATTCTGGGCAGCGAGCCGAGCAGACTCGGTGTCTTGAATAAAAAGGCAGCCGCTGACGTGATTGCGGATCTGTCCAATAAGTATCGCTTGGCAGTCAATCCGTCCGCCAAAATCGAAGACATCACTGTCGGGATGCAACAAAGGGTCGAAATCCTGAAAACATTGTACCGTGGTGCGGATATCCTCATTTTTGACGAACCGACGGCAGTGCTGACACCGCAAGAAATCGACGAATTGATGTCGATCATGAAGGAATTGACGAAAGAAGGCAAGTCGATCATCCTGATTACGCACAAACTGGATGAAATCAAAGCCGTGGCAGACCGCTGCACGGTTATCCGCAAGGGTAAGAGCATCGGCACTGTCGACGTGAAGCAGACATCCCAGCAGGAACTGGCCGATATGATGGTGGGACGTTCCGTTCTGTTCCGCACAGTCAAAAAACCATCCGAGCCGAAACAGGCTGTTTTGGAAATCCAAGGATTGACGGTCAAGGAGAGCCGCGGACTGGAAGCGGTGCGCAATTTGACGCTTACGGTACGGGCCGGCGAAATCGTCGGAATCGCCGGAATCGATGGGAACGGTCAGAGCGAATTGATCCAAGCCATCACCGGCCTTAGAAAAGCTGAGAGCGGGACCGTCAAACTGAACGGTAAAACCATCACGAACTTGGCTCCGCGCAAAATCACCGAGGCAGGCTTGGGGCACATCCCTGAGGACCGACAAAAGTTCGGCCTGATCCTTCCGATGCGTTTGGACGAGAATATCGCGCTGCAGACTTACTACCAGGAACCATACAGCAAAAACAGTTTCCTGAATGATAAAGCCATCGAAAACCACGCCATCGAACTGATCAGAGAGTTTGATGTGCGCACCCAAAGCGAAAAATCGACGGCGGGTTCCTTATCCGGCGGGAATCAGCAAAAAGCGATCATCGCCAGGGAAGTCGATCGGAATCCTTCGCTGTTGATCGCAGCCCAACCGACCCGAGGATTGGATGTGGGTGCCATCGAATTTATCCATAAACGCTTGATCGAGCAAAGGGACAAGGACAAAGCGATTCTTTTGATGAGCTTCGAGTTGGATGAAATCTTGAATCTGTCCGACATCATCGCCGTGATGTTCGAAGGCGAAATCGTTGCCTACGTCAAGCCGGAGGAAACCTCCGAACAAGAACTGGGCCTATTGATGGCCGGCTCTTCTTTGGAAAAAGCCCGGGAAGAATTGGAAAAAAACAAAGAAGAGGAGGCGAGCATTCATGAGTAA
- a CDS encoding ABC transporter permease — MSNQQGATRIQGVIVPLLSVILGLLIGAIVMWSFGYDAIAGYSAMLKGAFGSPFYIGELLREATPLILVALGFAVANTAGFFNIGVAGQTLFGWLASVSVAQMLPELPKIVLLPLCILAGVAAGALWAGIAGVLRAYFNTSEVIVTIMLNHTALYINNHIVRNVLTDSGDSTARITENASLRVPFLSEVTRNSTLHAGIFIALIMIAVVWVLMKKTTYGFEFRSVGLNPDAADYAGMNAKKNIILAMLISGGLAGLGGAMEGLGNFQNMFVQGAMPAVGFDGMAVALLGIGSPIGILFAALLFSTLKIGGTSMPLMSGVPVEIVDIVIASIIFFVGASYIIRLLVKKLSKVNKKEVA, encoded by the coding sequence ATGAGTAATCAACAAGGAGCCACTCGCATCCAGGGGGTCATCGTACCTTTACTTTCAGTCATATTAGGTCTTTTGATCGGCGCAATCGTCATGTGGTCATTCGGTTACGATGCCATCGCAGGTTATTCAGCAATGCTGAAGGGAGCATTCGGATCGCCGTTCTATATAGGCGAATTACTGCGCGAAGCCACCCCGTTGATTCTGGTCGCATTGGGCTTTGCGGTAGCCAACACAGCCGGTTTCTTCAATATCGGTGTAGCGGGTCAAACCTTATTCGGCTGGTTGGCATCCGTCAGCGTCGCCCAGATGCTGCCTGAATTGCCCAAAATCGTATTGCTGCCTTTATGCATTTTGGCGGGTGTTGCCGCCGGAGCTTTGTGGGCGGGCATCGCCGGCGTCTTGCGGGCTTATTTCAATACAAGTGAAGTTATTGTCACCATCATGCTGAATCATACAGCTTTATACATCAACAACCACATCGTCAGGAATGTTTTGACGGATTCCGGGGATTCCACGGCCAGGATCACCGAAAATGCCAGTCTGAGGGTGCCGTTCCTATCGGAAGTGACGCGCAATTCGACCCTGCATGCCGGCATCTTCATTGCCCTCATCATGATTGCGGTGGTTTGGGTGCTGATGAAGAAAACAACATATGGGTTCGAATTCCGTTCAGTCGGATTGAATCCTGATGCAGCCGATTACGCAGGGATGAACGCCAAGAAGAACATCATTTTGGCCATGTTGATCAGCGGCGGGTTGGCCGGTTTGGGAGGCGCAATGGAAGGTTTGGGGAATTTCCAAAACATGTTCGTTCAAGGTGCGATGCCGGCAGTCGGATTCGATGGCATGGCCGTAGCCTTGTTGGGCATCGGTAGCCCAATCGGCATCCTCTTTGCTGCACTTCTGTTCAGTACGCTGAAAATCGGTGGAACGAGTATGCCGCTTATGTCCGGGGTACCGGTGGAGATTGTCGATATCGTGATTGCGTCAATCATCTTCTTCGTCGGCGCGAGCTATATCATCCGACTGTTGGTAAAAAAACTGTCCAAAGTCAATAAAAAGGAGGTGGCGTGA
- a CDS encoding ABC transporter permease, with translation MDLLAILSIIVSSALIYSAPLIFTGLGGTFSERSGIVNVGLEGTMVMGAFSAIVFNLNYADNLGKLTPWVALLVAGAVGIFFSIIHAVATINLRANHIVSGTVINMLAPALAVFLTKVLYEGKGQTAFIVQNFGKTSFPILKDIPVIGQIFFTNTSAPAYAAIATALVCYFIIFKTTFGLRLRSVGEHPQAADTLGINVYVMRYAGVLISGFLGGVGGAIVSQSISLNFSGSTIAGQGFIAMAAMIFGKWNPVGVMGAAIFFGFAQSLGVIGSYIPVIQNIPSVYLQIAPYVITIIVLVGFIGKSRGPAANGTTYIKSK, from the coding sequence ATGGACTTGCTAGCGATTCTATCGATTATCGTATCCTCGGCTTTGATTTATTCGGCACCTCTGATCTTCACTGGTCTCGGCGGAACATTTTCGGAACGGAGCGGTATCGTCAACGTTGGACTGGAAGGCACGATGGTCATGGGGGCATTCTCAGCCATAGTCTTTAATCTGAACTACGCCGACAATCTGGGCAAACTGACCCCCTGGGTTGCGTTGCTGGTTGCGGGGGCAGTCGGCATCTTCTTTTCGATCATCCATGCAGTTGCCACCATCAATTTAAGGGCGAACCATATCGTTTCCGGAACGGTCATCAACATGCTTGCCCCAGCGCTGGCGGTATTTTTGACTAAGGTGCTTTATGAAGGGAAGGGTCAGACAGCCTTCATCGTGCAGAATTTCGGGAAGACAAGTTTCCCTATATTGAAGGATATCCCGGTCATCGGTCAGATCTTCTTCACGAACACGTCAGCTCCGGCCTATGCAGCGATCGCAACGGCGCTTGTCTGCTACTTCATCATCTTCAAGACGACTTTCGGCTTGCGTCTGCGTTCGGTTGGGGAACACCCGCAAGCGGCAGATACATTGGGGATCAATGTCTACGTGATGCGCTACGCGGGCGTGTTGATTTCCGGCTTTTTGGGCGGTGTGGGCGGCGCCATCGTCTCCCAATCGATCAGCTTGAATTTTTCCGGATCAACGATTGCCGGTCAAGGATTCATTGCCATGGCTGCCATGATTTTCGGCAAATGGAATCCGGTCGGTGTTATGGGTGCGGCAATCTTCTTCGGTTTCGCCCAGAGTCTGGGAGTCATCGGAAGCTATATTCCGGTCATCCAGAATATCCCTTCCGTTTACCTCCAGATCGCACCGTACGTCATTACGATCATTGTGCTTGTAGGTTTTATCGGCAAATCCAGAGGCCCGGCCGCTAACGGTACGACTTACATCAAATCAAAGTAA
- a CDS encoding pitrilysin family protein yields the protein MEYKLKQGVTAYIAPSDKYKTVLIQYKFRAIFGGRTATERSLVKNMLETNSKQYPSQNEMDLKLASLYGATLHTQSQRFGKQHVVTISLSVVNDKFIGGDDKLLEEAFAFLEEIIFRPNAEDGKFHEKTFLREKGNLNNYFESLIEDKSAYARMRLNQVLFEGTDQAYQGIGDAGFLEDITAGSLFECYEEMIGSNQLDILVSGDVAPERILKILAAQKLSDRKEIEKEVFYHREKNSEPVTSSEAKDINQGKLFFGFSSPVYYMNDHYFAGLVFDGLFGGFPHSKLFQNVREKASLAYTASSGLDFLRGVMIVGTGIEFDKREQVEEIVLAQLQDMQAGDFPDALIAQTKSMLINHFKQNDDYQGRSLAKRYQDILIIENPLSQEEWIAGLNAVTKEQIVAVADKMTLQAIFFLKGEATDE from the coding sequence ATGGAATATAAATTAAAGCAAGGCGTTACGGCCTATATCGCGCCTTCCGACAAATACAAAACCGTATTGATCCAATACAAATTCAGGGCGATCTTCGGCGGTAGAACCGCAACGGAACGTTCTTTGGTGAAGAATATGCTCGAAACGAACAGCAAGCAGTACCCTAGCCAAAACGAGATGGATCTGAAGCTGGCCAGCCTTTACGGTGCGACGCTACATACGCAATCCCAACGCTTCGGCAAGCAGCATGTGGTGACGATCAGCCTGTCCGTCGTCAATGATAAATTCATCGGAGGCGACGATAAGCTTTTGGAAGAGGCGTTCGCTTTTCTGGAAGAAATCATCTTCAGGCCCAATGCCGAGGACGGAAAGTTCCATGAGAAGACTTTTTTGAGGGAAAAGGGAAATCTGAATAATTATTTCGAGTCTCTGATCGAAGACAAGTCAGCTTATGCGCGTATGCGCTTGAACCAAGTGCTGTTTGAAGGGACGGATCAGGCTTATCAAGGCATCGGTGATGCCGGGTTCCTTGAGGATATCACAGCGGGCAGTCTGTTCGAATGCTATGAAGAGATGATCGGGTCGAATCAGTTGGACATTCTCGTTTCGGGTGATGTTGCGCCTGAACGGATACTGAAAATATTGGCTGCCCAAAAGCTTTCGGACAGGAAAGAAATCGAAAAAGAGGTATTCTATCACCGCGAAAAGAATTCGGAACCCGTCACTTCAAGCGAGGCCAAAGACATCAATCAAGGCAAGCTGTTTTTCGGGTTTTCCTCACCCGTCTATTACATGAATGACCATTATTTTGCCGGGTTGGTTTTTGATGGACTGTTTGGGGGATTCCCTCATTCAAAACTGTTCCAGAATGTCCGTGAAAAAGCGAGTTTAGCCTACACGGCTTCAAGCGGATTGGACTTCCTGCGCGGGGTCATGATTGTTGGCACCGGCATCGAGTTTGATAAGCGGGAGCAAGTCGAGGAAATTGTTTTGGCACAACTGCAGGATATGCAAGCGGGTGATTTCCCGGATGCGCTGATTGCACAGACAAAAAGCATGCTGATCAACCACTTCAAACAAAATGACGATTATCAAGGCAGAAGTTTGGCAAAACGGTACCAGGATATCCTCATCATAGAAAATCCTCTTTCGCAGGAAGAGTGGATCGCCGGCTTGAATGCGGTGACGAAGGAGCAGATTGTTGCTGTTGCGGATAAAATGACTTTGCAAGCGATATTTTTCTTGAAAGGCGAGGCTACAGATGAATAA
- a CDS encoding pitrilysin family protein: MNKIHYEALDETVYTEVLENGLQVVLIPKNNYSKTYGIFTTNFGSIDNQFVPINGDKEIKIPDGIAHFLEHKLFEGEDHDAFEDFAKYGASANAFTSFTRTSYLFSATDNVKENTNSLLDFVQDPHFTAEGTEKEKGIIAQEIRMYEDNPGWQLFYGLLRNLYPEHPLSVDIAGTVDSIQAISPELLQICYDTFYHPSNMNLLMIGNFAPEEMMDTIKQNQAGKIFLPAKPIQRTLPPTSIEDIIPYKAIEMDVQRPKVMIGVKGLDADVTGNEAEKYKICGSLLLELLFGRSSTHFIDLYDSGLIDDSFGYSFNLDRSFHFMAIESDTEEPELLEEKLKRILLDWETDANLTNEKFDLLKKSMIGEQLQAFNSLEYIANHYSTLLFSGAELFEVVPLIEETSLEDIRRFAESYLKEQIMSSYVILQKGAKQQ, from the coding sequence ATGAATAAAATACACTATGAAGCTCTTGACGAAACCGTCTATACGGAAGTGTTGGAAAACGGCTTGCAGGTAGTCCTGATTCCGAAAAACAATTATTCCAAAACCTATGGCATTTTCACGACTAATTTTGGCTCGATCGATAACCAGTTTGTGCCGATAAACGGAGACAAGGAAATCAAAATTCCGGACGGCATCGCACATTTCCTTGAGCACAAATTGTTTGAAGGCGAAGACCATGATGCTTTTGAAGATTTTGCGAAGTATGGCGCTTCAGCGAATGCCTTCACTTCCTTCACGCGCACAAGCTATCTCTTTTCGGCCACGGATAATGTCAAAGAAAACACGAACAGCCTGCTTGACTTCGTTCAAGATCCGCATTTCACGGCGGAAGGCACTGAAAAGGAAAAAGGGATCATTGCCCAAGAAATCCGCATGTATGAAGATAATCCGGGATGGCAACTTTTTTACGGGTTGCTGCGTAACCTTTATCCAGAACATCCGCTTTCCGTCGATATAGCCGGAACGGTGGACAGCATCCAGGCAATCTCGCCGGAATTGCTGCAAATCTGTTATGACACGTTCTACCATCCGTCCAACATGAACCTATTGATGATCGGCAATTTCGCTCCCGAAGAAATGATGGATACGATCAAACAAAACCAAGCCGGTAAGATTTTTCTTCCGGCCAAGCCGATCCAGCGCACTTTGCCGCCAACCTCGATTGAGGACATCATTCCGTACAAAGCAATCGAAATGGATGTGCAGCGTCCGAAAGTGATGATTGGCGTGAAAGGTTTGGATGCGGATGTGACCGGAAACGAAGCCGAAAAATACAAAATCTGTGGATCGCTGTTGCTGGAACTGCTTTTCGGCAGGAGCTCCACGCATTTCATTGATCTATACGACAGCGGTTTGATCGATGACAGCTTCGGCTACTCCTTCAATCTGGACCGTTCCTTCCATTTCATGGCCATCGAATCGGATACGGAAGAACCGGAACTGCTGGAGGAAAAACTGAAACGGATTCTGTTGGATTGGGAAACGGATGCTAATCTGACGAACGAGAAATTTGATTTACTGAAGAAGAGCATGATCGGAGAACAATTGCAGGCTTTCAATTCCCTGGAATACATCGCAAATCACTATAGCACATTGCTGTTTTCTGGAGCGGAACTTTTCGAAGTCGTTCCGTTGATCGAAGAAACCAGTCTGGAGGACATCCGAAGATTTGCCGAGAGTTATCTCAAAGAACAAATCATGAGCTCCTACGTGATTCTCCAGAAGGGAGCAAAACAGCAATGA
- a CDS encoding SDR family oxidoreductase, translated as MKAALVTGASGDIGTSIARDLAGSGWSLYLHYHSNREKINRLLSELQSAYPKQEFYPICLDFTDEAGVSTLADHIFSLQAIVFAHGKTEYGLLQDMTSLQMDILWETHVKMPILIIQALQEKIARSRNGRIVFISSVYGEAGSGLEVLYSTVKGAQIAFVKAYSKEVASIGVTVNAICPGAIDTQMNAHLESDEKEALLEEIPLGRLGKPDEISFWVSQLLKEDSRYMTGQAIYVSGGWLR; from the coding sequence ATGAAAGCTGCTTTGGTGACGGGGGCCTCCGGGGACATCGGCACATCCATCGCAAGGGATCTGGCAGGTTCAGGCTGGTCGCTTTACCTGCATTATCATTCCAATCGAGAAAAAATCAATCGGTTGCTTTCGGAACTGCAATCTGCCTATCCCAAACAGGAATTTTATCCAATCTGCCTGGATTTTACCGATGAAGCGGGTGTTTCGACACTTGCTGACCATATTTTTTCGCTCCAAGCGATTGTTTTTGCGCACGGCAAGACTGAATATGGATTACTTCAGGATATGACGTCCCTGCAAATGGATATTTTGTGGGAAACCCACGTCAAAATGCCTATCCTGATCATCCAAGCGCTCCAGGAAAAAATCGCCCGCTCGCGCAACGGACGCATCGTCTTCATCAGCTCCGTCTATGGAGAGGCCGGCAGCGGGCTGGAAGTGCTCTACAGCACCGTCAAAGGGGCGCAGATCGCCTTCGTGAAAGCCTACAGCAAGGAAGTGGCCTCAATCGGAGTAACCGTCAATGCCATCTGTCCGGGAGCAATCGATACGCAGATGAACGCTCATCTGGAGAGCGATGAAAAAGAGGCCCTTCTTGAAGAAATCCCTCTGGGCAGACTGGGTAAACCGGATGAGATCAGCTTCTGGGTTTCCCAACTACTGAAGGAAGACAGTCGCTATATGACGGGACAGGCTATTTACGTATCCGGCGGATGGCTCAGGTAA